One window from the genome of Thalassospira xiamenensis M-5 = DSM 17429 encodes:
- the rpsB gene encoding 30S ribosomal protein S2, translating into MALPTFTMRQLMEAGVHFGHHTRRWNPKMKQFIFGARNDIHILNLQETVPMLHRAMQAVRDVTAGGGRVLFVGTKRQASPVIAEAAKRCGQYYVNHRWLGGMLTNWNTVSNSIKRLKEQEEILSAGAEGLTKKEILNLTRSRDKLERALGGIKDMGGLPDIIVVVDTNKEALAVHEAKNLNIPVVAILDTNSDPANVAYPIPGNDDAIRAIQLYCDLFVGAVLDGIQQEMTASGADLGESEEVPAEAAAVEEAAQEAASA; encoded by the coding sequence ATGGCTTTGCCAACCTTTACCATGCGTCAGCTGATGGAAGCTGGCGTCCACTTTGGTCACCACACCCGCCGTTGGAACCCGAAGATGAAGCAGTTCATCTTTGGTGCACGCAACGACATTCACATCCTGAACCTTCAGGAAACCGTTCCGATGCTGCATCGTGCGATGCAGGCGGTTCGTGACGTCACCGCCGGTGGTGGTCGCGTTCTGTTCGTCGGTACCAAGCGTCAGGCTTCGCCGGTCATCGCAGAAGCTGCAAAGCGTTGCGGTCAGTACTATGTGAACCATCGCTGGCTCGGCGGTATGCTGACCAACTGGAACACCGTTTCCAACTCGATCAAACGCCTGAAAGAACAGGAAGAAATCCTATCTGCCGGTGCAGAAGGTCTGACCAAAAAAGAAATCCTGAACCTGACCCGTTCGCGCGACAAGCTTGAACGCGCGCTTGGCGGGATCAAGGATATGGGCGGTCTTCCCGACATCATCGTCGTGGTCGACACCAACAAGGAAGCGCTTGCTGTTCACGAAGCCAAGAACCTGAACATTCCGGTTGTTGCTATTCTGGATACCAACTCGGATCCGGCAAACGTTGCATACCCGATCCCGGGTAACGACGATGCGATCCGTGCGATCCAGCTGTATTGCGACCTGTTCGTTGGCGCAGTTCTGGACGGCATCCAGCAGGAAATGACTGCTTCTGGCGCGGACCTCGGTGAATCCGAAGAAGTCCCGGCTGAAGCCGCTGCTGTTGAAGAAGCCGCACAGGAAGCAGCTTCCGCATAA
- the tsf gene encoding translation elongation factor Ts produces the protein MAITAALVKELRETTGAGMMDCKKALSETEGNLEAAVDWLRTKGLAAAAKKAGRVAAEGLVGVAVNGTSGAVVELNSETDFVSRNEDFQKFVAEIANQAVSANGDIDALKATPFPGTSRNVEEQVTHMIATIGENMNLRRSAGISVEKGAVASYIHSAIAPNLGKIGVLVALESEADASVLEGLGKQIAMHIAATNPASATVDDLDPELVEREKSVLTEQAKESGRPIEIIEKMIEGRIRKYYEQVVLVEQTFVIDGESKVKDVIANAAKDAGKPITLKGFVRFELGEGIEREEKDFAAEVAEQLKK, from the coding sequence ATGGCTATTACCGCTGCTCTGGTTAAAGAGCTTCGCGAAACCACCGGCGCTGGCATGATGGATTGCAAAAAGGCGCTGTCCGAAACCGAAGGTAATCTTGAAGCTGCTGTTGACTGGCTTCGTACCAAAGGTCTTGCTGCTGCTGCCAAGAAAGCAGGTCGTGTTGCTGCTGAAGGTCTGGTGGGTGTTGCTGTTAACGGTACTTCCGGTGCCGTTGTCGAACTCAACTCCGAAACCGACTTCGTTTCGCGTAACGAAGATTTCCAGAAATTCGTCGCAGAAATCGCAAACCAGGCCGTTTCGGCCAATGGTGATATCGATGCGCTGAAAGCAACCCCGTTCCCGGGTACGTCGCGCAACGTCGAAGAACAGGTTACCCACATGATCGCCACCATCGGCGAAAACATGAACCTGCGTCGTTCGGCTGGTATCTCGGTCGAGAAGGGCGCTGTTGCGTCCTACATCCATTCCGCGATTGCGCCGAACCTCGGCAAAATCGGTGTTCTGGTTGCGCTTGAATCCGAAGCGGATGCGAGCGTTCTTGAAGGCCTTGGCAAACAGATCGCAATGCATATTGCTGCAACCAACCCGGCTTCGGCCACGGTTGACGATCTGGATCCGGAACTGGTCGAGCGCGAGAAATCCGTTCTGACCGAACAGGCCAAAGAATCCGGCCGCCCGATTGAAATCATCGAAAAGATGATCGAAGGTCGTATCCGTAAATATTACGAGCAGGTCGTTCTGGTTGAACAGACCTTCGTGATTGACGGCGAAAGCAAAGTCAAAGACGTGATTGCAAATGCTGCTAAAGACGCGGGCAAGCCGATCACCCTTAAGGGCTTTGTGCGCTTCGAACTTGGTGAAGGCATCGAGCGCGAAGAAAAAGACTTTGCTGCAGAAGTTGCTGAGCAGCTTAAGAAATAA